The window GCCGCGCGTGGCGCGGGTGGTGCGGGCCTCCACCCTGGTGGTGCGCGAGCTGCTCTTCATCGAGGCGGTGCGCGCGCTGGGCGTGCGCACCTCGCGCATCCTGTGGCGCCACGTGCTGCCCAACCTGATGTCGCCGATCCTGGTGCAGGTGTCGTTCATCTTCGCCTATGCGATCCTGGCCGAGGCCGGGCTGTCGTTCCTGGGCGTGGGCGTGCCGCCGGAGATTCCCACCTGGGGCACGATGGTCGCGGGCAGCCAGCAGTACGCCGACCGTGCGTTCTGGGTGGTGCTGTTCCCCGGCGTGGCGATCATCCTGACGGCCCTGTCGCTGCAACTGGTGGGCGACGGCGTGCGCGATCTGCTCGACCCCAAACTCAAGAAGGCGGCCTGAGCCATGAACGACCTCCACGACGCCGCCGCCACGCCGCGCCTGTCGGTGCGCCAGCTGAGCACGAGTTTTCCGACCCAGGACGGCCTGGTCCGTTCGGTCGGCGACGTCAGCTTTTCCATCCTCCCGGGCCGCACGACGGCGCTGGTGGGCGAGTCGGGCTCCGGCAAGTCGGTCACCAGCCTCACGCTGATGGGCCTGCTGCCCAGGACCGCCAATGCGCACGTCACCGGCGAAACCGCGTTCGTGCGGCGCGACGGCCGCACGGTCGACCTGCTGAGCCTGCCGGCGGGGGACCTGCGGCGCCTGCGCGGCAACGAGCTGGCGATGATCTTCCAGGAACCGATGACCAGCCTCAACCCGGTGTTCCGCATCGGCGAACAGATCGCCGAGAGCGTGCGGCTGCACAAGGGGCTCCATCGCAAGGCGGCGATGGCGCACGCGCTGCGGATGCTCGACCTGGTCGAGATCCCGGCCGCCGCGCAGCGCCTGAACGACTATCCGCACCAGCTCTCCGGCGGCATGCGCCAGCGCGTGATGATCGCCCTGGCGATGGCCTGCGACCCGGCGCTGCTGATCGCCGACGAGCCGACGACGGCGCTGGACGTCACCATCCAGGCGCAGATCCTGCGGCTGCTGCGCCGCCTGCAGGCCGAGACCGGCATGAGCATCCTGTTCATCACGCACAACCTGGGCGTGGTGGCGCACCACGCCGACGACGTGGTGGTGATGTACGCCGGCCGCGTGGTCGAGCACGCCCCGGTGCGGCCGCTGTTCGCGCAGCCCCTCCATCCCTACACGCGCGGCCTGCTGGCCTGCCTGCCCGGCAAGGCCGAGCGTCCGCCCGCGAGCGGCGACGGCCCGCCCGCGCGGCGGCGCCTCTTCGCCATTCCCGGGCAGGTGTCGAGTCCGCTCGCGCCGCCGCCGGGCTGCGCCTTCGAGCCGCGCTGCGACCAGGCGATGCCGGCCTGCCGCGCGGCCATGCCACCGCTCATGGACACCGACACCGACGGCGCCCGGCAGGCCCGCTGCATCCGGGTGCCCGGGGCCCAACGCAGGGAGGCCGCATGAATCCGCTCGACATCGGCGCCGACATGCCGCTCATCGAGGTGCGCCACCTCAAGAAGTACTTTGGTTCCGGGGCGCGACCGGTGCGTGCGGTGGACGACGTGTCCTTCGCGATCCGCCGGGGCGAGACGCTCGGCCTGGTGGGCGAATCCGGCTCCGGCAAGAGCACCATCGGACGCACGGTGCTGCGCCTGCTGGAGCGCACCGCGGGCGAGGTGCGCTATCGCGGCGAGGACACCGCCGGCTTCTCCGGCGAGCGCATGCGCAAGCTGCGCAGCCAGCTGCAGATCATCTTCCAGGACCCCTACGCGAGCCTGAACCCGAAGATGCGCATCGGTGCCATTCTGGCCGAGGCGCTTTCGACGCACGGCCTGCACAAGGGCGCGGCGGCGCGCGCGCGGCGCATCGCCGAGCTGCTGGAGACCGTGGGCCTGCGCCCCGAACACGCGAGCCGCTTCCCGCACGAGTTCTCAGGCGGCCAGCGCCAGCGCATCGGCATCGCGCGCGCGCTGGCCGTGGAGCCGGAATTCATCGTCGCCGACGAGCCGCTGTCGGCGCTGGACGTGTCGATCCAGGCCCAGGTCATCAACCTGCTGGGCGATCTGCGCGAGCGCCTGTCGCTGACCATGCTGTTCATCTCGCACGACCTCGACGTGGTCGAGTACCTGTGCGACCGGGTGGTGGTGCTCTATTTGGGCAAGGTGATGGAGGTGGCGCCCACCGCCGCGCTGTTCGCGCATCCCGCGCATCCCTACACCCGCGCGCTCCTGGCCGCCAGCCCCAAGCCCGATCCGCTGCTACCGAGCGAGCCCGTGGTGCTCGGCGACGACATCCCCAGCCCGCTCGCGCCGCCCTCGGGCTGCGTCTTCCGCACGCGCTGCCCGCACGCCATCGACGCCTGCGCGCGGACCGTGCCGCCGCTCGAGGAGGTCGCGCCAGGGCGGTTCGCCGCGTGCATCCGTCGCGACACGTTCGCTGTCCCCGCCGCCTGACATCCCGATCCCCAAAAGAACATGACGATCCGAGACCCCGACCTTTCTATCGCCTCGCCCGGCGCCGCCGACGCGCTCGACCCCGTCCTGCACGCCGGCTTCAAGGGCTTCCCGCTCGCGGCCGCCCCGGTGCGCCGCAGCGCCATCGCAGCCCTCGGCTGGAACGTGCTGGCCGGGGACCTGCCGTTGCCCGTCGCACTGCTGCGGCGCGAGGCGCTGGACCACAACCTCGCCTGGCTGCAGGCGCGCGTCGACGACTGGGGCATCGACCTGGCGCCGCACGGCAAGACGACCATGTCGCCCCAGCTGTTCCGCCGCCAGCTCGACGGCGGCGCATGGGGACTGACCTTCGCGACGGTGGGCCAGCTGGCCGTGGGCGTGGCCGCGGGGGCGCGCCGCGCGCTGATCGCCAACCAGGTCGTGAGCGGCCCGGACTTGGCCGGCCTCCAGCACCTGCTCGCGCGCCATGCCGACCTGCGCGTCGTCTTCCTGGTCGATTCGACCGCCCAGCTCGACCTGATCGAGGACTGGGCGCGCCGCCACCCGCCGGCGCGGCCGTTCGAGGCGATGGTGGAGATCGGCGTGGCGGGCGCGCGCACCGGCTGCCGCACGCACGACCAGGCCATCGCCCTGGCGGCGCGGCTGCGCGCCAGCGCGGCGGTCCGGCTGGTGGGCATCGAATGCTATGAAGGGCAGGGCGCCACGGGCGAGAGCGGCCCCGATGCCGCCTACACCGACGCGCTGATGGACCGCGTCGACGCGGTCGCCCGCCACGCCGTCGCGCACGACCTGTTCGAGGGCGACGAGGTGCTGGTCTCGGCCGGCGGCTCGGCGCTCTACGACCTGGTCGCGCGCCGGCTGCGGCCCGCGCTCGGCCGGCCGGTGCGCGGGCTGCTGCGTTCGGGCTGCTACGTCACGCACGACCACGGCACCTACCAGCGGCTGCAGGTCCCGATCGACGCGCGCCTGCGGTGCGCGGCCGGCGAGAGCCTGCGCCCGGCCCTGGAGGTGTGGGCGACCGTGCAGTCGCGCCCCGAGCCGCGCCTGGCGATCGTGGCCATGGGCAAGCGCGACATCTCCTTCGACCTGTCGATGCCCGTGCCGATCGCGCGTGCGGCGGCTGGCGCGCGGCGGACCTCGCCGGTGCCGCCGAGCTGGGAGATCGGCGCGCTCAACGACCAGCATGCCTACCTGCGCTGGAGCGACGCCGACGACGCCCTCGCGCCCGTGGTGGGCGAGCGCATCGGCTTCGGCATCTCGCACCCGTGCACGACCTTCGACAAGTGGCACTGGATGCCGGTGGTCGATGACGACTACGGCGTCGGCGACGCGGTGACGATGCATTTTTGAGGCCACCGTCGGACGCCATGAACGCCCCCACACTGCTGCAGAAGGTCGCCGCCATCCGCGCCGACGCCCCGGCCGCGCGGCGCGCCATCCTGGACCTGATCCTGGAGGACCCGGACCGCGTGCTCCAGGAGAGCTTCGAACTGCTGGCGCAACGCGCGCGCAGTTCGGTGCCCACCGTCATGCGGACCTGCCGCGACCTCGGCTTCGCCGGCCTGCGCGAGTTCAAGCTCGCCCTGGCGCACGAACTGGCCCTTGGCGGCTCGCCGCTCCACCGGCGCGTGAACATCCAGGACAGCGCCGACGAGGTGGTCGCCAAGATCACGCGCAGCGCCGCCGCCTCGGTGGCCGGCGTGCGCGGGCAGCTCGACATGGCCGTGCTGGCGGGGGCCGTGGCCGCCATCGCCCAGGCGCCGCACATCGACCTCTACGGCGCCGGCGCGACGTCCTGGTTCATGGTCGGCGACCTGCAGGCGCGGCTGTTCCGGCTCGGCCTGTCGGCCAACGCGTGGTCCGACTACCACCTGCAGCAGGTGGCCGGCGCGGCGCAGCAGCCCGGCGGCGTCGTCATCGCGATCTCGCACGTGGGCGGCATGCCCTCGCTGCTCGACGCCATCGACATTGCGCGCGCCCAGGGCGCGAAGGTGGTCGCGCTGACGCAGCCCGGCACCGCGCTGGCGGCCCGGGCGGACTTCCTGCTCGGCCTGTCGGTGCCCGACGACGCGGTGATGCACGTGGGCATCGACGCCTACCTCACCCACCTCACGGCCATCGAGATCCTCACCGTGCTGGTGGCGCAGCACCGGGGCGACTCCGCCGTCGAGCGCCTGCAGCGCGCCCGCCAGGCGTTCCGGCGCCACGGCATCGACACCAACACCCATCCCCTGCAGAGCTGGGACGGCGGCGGCATCAGCGCGACGGCGCCCGCCTCCGCGCCACCCCACGACCACGGCGACCCCGCATGACGCACCCGACGCGCACCAGCGCCACCCCATCCCCCGCCACGACGCCACCGGACGGCCGCGCCGCGCGGCCCGTCCTCCTCGAACGCGGTCTGGTGGTCGACGGCACCGGCGGTGCGTCGTGGCCGGGCGACGTGCTGCTCCAGGGCGACCGCATCGTCGCGATGGGGGAGGGCCTGCGCGGTCGCCTGCCCACCGGCGTGTCGGCGGACGACCTCGACATCGTCGCCTGCGACGGCCGCGTCATTGCGCCCGGTTTCATCGACGTGCACACCCACGACGACGCCATCGTGCTGCGCGATCCGCTGTGCCTGCCCAAGCTCTCGCAGGGCATCACCACGGTGGTGACCGGCAACTGCGGCATCTCCCTGGCGCCCTACGCGACGCCACGGGCGCTGCCGCCGCTCACGCTGCTGGGCGCGGACTCGTTCCGTCATGCGTCGATGGCCGACTACCGCGGCGCCGTGACGGCCGCGCGGCCGACGCTCAACGTGGCCGCGCTGGTCGGCCACACGACGCTGCGCTTCGCCGCCATGCCCGCGCTCGACCGCGCGGCGACGCCCCGGGAGGTGGCGGCGATGGCCGAAGCGCTCGACCGCGCGATGGCCGAGGGCGCCCACGGCATGTCCTCGGGCCTGTTCTACGAGGAGGCCTTCGCGGCGCCGCCGTCGGAGGTCACGGCGCTGGCGCGCGTGGTGGCGCGCCATGGCGGCGTCTACGCCACCCACCTGCGCAGCGAGATGCAGGCCATCGTCGAGGCCCTGCACGAGGCCGGCGACACCGCCTTCGCGGCCGGCGTGCCACTCGTGATCTCGCACCACAAGTGCGCCGGTCCGGCCAACTGGGACCGCACGCTGGAGACCCTGCCGCTGATCGACGCGCTGGGCGCGCGGCAGGACATCGCCATCGACGTCTATCCCTACGTCGCCGGCTCGACTGTGCTGCGCGAGGACCTGGTCGACGGCGTGATCGACGTCCTGCTGACTTGGTCGGAGCCGCACCCGGAGGTCACCGGCCGCCTGCTGGCCGATGTCGCGCGCGAGTGGGGCGTCGACCAGAAGACGGCCTGCCGGCGTCTGCAGCCCGGTGGCGCGTGCTATTTCCAGATGAAGGAGGAGGACGTGGAGCGCGTCGTGGCCCACCCGCGCACCATGATCGGCAGCGACGGCCTGCCCCACGACCGGCATCCCCACCCGCGCCTGTGGGGCGCGTTTCCACGCGTCTTCGCGCGCTACTGGCGCGAGCGCCGGCTCTTCACGCTGGAGCAGGCGGTGCACAAGATGACCGGCCTCACGGCGCGCAACATGCGCATCGCCGGGCGCGGCGTGCTGCGGCCGGGGGCCATGGCCGACGTGGTGATGTTCGACCCCGCGACGATCGCCGACACCGCCACCTACGACCGCCCGCGCGGTGTCAGCGTGGGCATCGACCGGGTCTACGTGAATGGCCAGTGCGCCTACCTGGGCGGCGCCGACGTGCCCGAGGCCCGTGCCCGCGCGGGCCGGATGCTGTCGCGGGCGCAGGCCTGAAAACGCGCGGCGTGCGACCGCGCCGTGCAGCCGAAGCGGGGCCGGGGTGCGTGCCGGCGCGTGCGCTGGCGCACGGTGCGGCCCAGTCTCCGGCGCGATGATGGTCGGTTGGCGGCACTGGCGTTCCAGCGCGATCTGGTGCATGGTGACCGCCGGGCCCGGGCGATGGTCCAAATCCGCCCGCGCCCCAAATCGATCGATCCCACTTGAAGCCTGACCGCGAAAGGCGATTGCCATGCTGAATGTTTTCATCGTCGACGACGATCGCCGGTTCATCGATTCCCTGTCCGAACTGCTCGGCGAGCACAGCGACATCCGTGTCGCCGGGCATGCCCAGACCGAGGATGCGGCCGTCGAATGGTTCATCGGCAATCGCGCGGAGTGGGACCTCGGCATCGTGGACCTGGCACTGGGCGCCGGCAGCGGATTGCGTGTGCTGAGCGCCTGTCGGGTGCGCCAGGCGGGGCAGAAGATCGTCGTGCTGAGCAATCACCTGAACTCGGCGATGCGAAGACGTTGCACGCTCCTGGGCGCGGATGCGGCCTTCGCCAAGGATGCCGACATCGAGGCCATCCTCCGGTATTGCCGCGACGTGTCCGCGTCGAACCGCTGAAGCGCCAGGCTCGAGACGTTATGTTTTCAGGGGCTCCGCACCATGGCGTTCGGTCCTGATTTTGTTTACAACGGTTGCCGCGTGTTCCCGCCGCGTCGAGAGGTGTGCATGAGTTCGGATCGTCACGTGGTGTTCGTCGTCGGGAGGTCGACCGACGGCATCGAGTCCGCCTCGGGTGCGGCGGGGCGCGCACCCGCGGTGGCGAGCGCGACCAGGAATCCCGGATGACCCGGGGCCATGCGTCGCGCAGCGGCATCCCTGATGGCGCGGCACCGACCGCGCGCGCCGGCGCGACCAACCTGCCGCCGGTGATCCGGCCGCCTTCGGATGAGGACACCCGCCTGCTGGACCGAGGCATCGGCGAGATCCTGCGGCTGATGCGTGAGGACCTGGTGATGGACATCGTGCTCGTCACCGTGCACGACGGCGACGACGTGGTCGTGCGCCACGCGACTTCGTGCCCGGGCGAGGCCGGCATCGAAGGCCTCACGCATCCCCGGGAGGAAAGCATCTGCCAGCGCGTGCTCCAGGGACGCCTGCCCGCGATCATTCCAGACGTCGCCGCGCTCGGGCGCACGCACGACGTTCCCCGCACGCCCATCGTCCCTGGCGCCTTCATGGCCGCGCCGGTCGTGCTCAAGAGCGGCAGGCTCTACGGCGTGCTGTGCTGCCTCAACTTCGAGGCCATGCCCGACCTGGACGAACGTCATCACCAGCGCCTGCGGATGTCGGCGGAGCACATCGCGCGTCTGGTGGACGAGGCGGGCGAACGCTGAGGGACCGGCCCGGTGGGCCACGCGGCCGGGGCCGGGGCCGCGCGCGTCGCGGCCGCCGCTCAGATGAAGGGCACGCCGCCCGTGACGGCGATCGTCGCGCCGGAGATGTAGCTCGCCTGGTCCGACGCCAGCAGCACGTAGGCGCCCTGCAGTTCGTGCGGCTGGCCCGGGCGCTTCATGGGCGTCTGTTCGCCGAACTTGCTCACCTTCTCCGGCGGCATGGTCGAGGGGATCAGCGGGGTCCAGAACGGTCCCGGCGCGACGCAGTTGACGCGGATGCCCTTGTCCGCGAGCAGTTGCGCCATGCCGCCCGACAGGTTCTGGATGGCCCCCTTGGTGGCGGCGTAGGCCACCAGGCTCGCATTGGGCTTGTCCGCGTTCACCGACGCGGTGTTGATGATCGAGGCGCCGGGCGTCATGTGTCGAACGGCCGCCTTGCAGAGGTAGAAATTGGCGTAGACGTTGGTGCGGAACGTGCGGTCGAACTCCTCCGCCGAGATGTCCTCCAGGCTGTCGTGGCTCATCTGGAACGCCGCGTTGTTCACCAGGATGTCGAGCCGGCCGAACTGCTCGACCGCCTTCTCCACGAGGGCGTTGCAATGCGCCTCGTCGCGGATGTCGCCGGGCGCCTCCACGCAGCGCCGGCCCGCGGCCTCGATCAGGCGCCGGGTCTCCGCCGCGTCGCTGGCTTCCTCGGCCAGGAAGGAGATCAGGACGTCGGCGCCTTCGCGCGCAAACGCCAGCGCCACCGCGCGGCCGATGCCGCTGTCGCCGCCGGTGATCAGGGCGGCCTTGCCGGCGAGTTTTCCCGAGCCCTGGTAGGTGGATTCGCCGAAATCGGGGCGAGGCGACATGTCGCTTTCGAGGCCCGGCGGCTGCTGCGGCTGTTCGGGGAAGGGGGGCGTGGGGTTCTGCATGGCGATCGAAGGTCCGTTAGCGGGTGGGTCGAGGCGGTGCCCAAAGGGGCGCGTGTGCGACCAACATAGGAGCCCGCGCGCACGGGTCGCTGTAGGAAATCAGCCCAACGTGTCCGCGGGCCGGACCATCGCTTCGCGGCGCGCCGGCGGACCGGCGAGCCGGTCGATCTGTCGATCGTGCAGGCGCGGAATCGTCAGCAGCATGCACACCGCGCCCGCGAAGGCGCAGGCCATGTCCTTCTGCGCGTCCCAGATGTCGCCCTGCATCCCCAGGAAGTCCTCCGCGTCGGCCCCCGCGGTCACGGCGACGAGCCATTCGACGATCTCGTAGGTGGCGCTGAACGTCATGACCACGCACACCGTCAGGAACGGCAGCAGGTGCCTCGATCGCCATCGCAGCTTGCGGACGAACAGCTCCCGCGCCGCCAGGGCCGGCACGAAACCCTGGACGAAGTGCCCGATGCGGTCGTAGGGATTGCGGCTCAGGTCGAACGCGTCCGCGATCCATCCGCCCAGCGGGACGCGCGGAAAGGTGTAGGCCGCTCCGGCGACCAGACCCACGCACTGCACGGCGATGCCGGCGTACAGGATCGGGGTCAGCGGGAACGTCCTCCCGGTCCGCCACAGCCACGGCAGGACGATCGCCAGCGGCGCGATCTCCATGGCCCAGGTGAACCGGTCGTGGGGCTGGACGCCCGACAGGGCGACGGCGGCGAGGACCAGGCCGTTGAGCAGGAGGAGGACGCGCGGCAGGCGCGCGCGAGGAGCGTCTTCGATGGGATTCATGTCGTGGGTCGCGCGAGCCGTCGGGCCGAGGTGGGTGGTGACCGCCCGTCTTCGCAGAGCCTTCCCGGAACCGCGCGACCGCCGGTGTAGGCCAGGACTCGGATGCGGATGCTGGAATGTCCGACGCCCCGTGGCCGGGCGGGCGACATCGCTCGCGCGGGCCGGGTCCTCCAATCGCCGTCATGAACACAACCCGCCCACCCGAAGACCCGACCGCCCGTCCCGCGACGGCCCATTCCCACCCCGCGCGCCGCACGGTCGTCGTGACCGGCGCCTCGGCCGGCATCGGCCGTGCCATCGCCTGCGAATTCGCCCGCCACGGCTGGCGGGTCGCCCTGCTCGCGCGCGGCATCGACGGCCTGGAGGGCGCGCGACGCGATGTCGAACGCCTCGGCGGCGAGGCGCTGGTGATCCCGACCGACATCGCCGACGAGGCCGCGGTCGAGTCCGCGGCGGCCCACGTGCAGGCGCGCTGGGGCCGCATCGACGTCTGGGTGAACAACGCCATGGCCACGGTCTTCTCGGAGGTCCTGGACGTCGCGCCCGAGGACTTCCGGCGCGCCACGGCGGTGACCTACCTGGGCGCGGTCTGGGGCACGCTGGCCGCGCTGCGCCGCATGAAGGCCGTGGACCGGGGATGCATCGTGCAGGTCGGCTCGGCGCTGGCCTATCGCTCGATCCCGCTGCAGGCGGCCTACTGCGGCGCCAAGGCCGCGCTGCGCGGCTTCACCGACTCGCTGCGCTGCGAACTCGTGCACGCGCGCAGCGACGTGCACGTCACCATGGTCCAGCTCGCCGCCTTCAACACGCCGCAGTTCGACTGGGGCCGCACCACGCTGGCGGGACGCCCGCGCCCGATGGGCAAGATCTTCCAGCCCGAGGTCGCTGCGCGCGCGGTCTATTGGGCGGCGACGCATCGGCGGCGTGAACTGTGGGTCGGCTGGCCGGCGGTCACGGCGATCCTCGGCACGCGCTGGATGCCCGGCCTGGCCGACCGCCTGCTCGGACGCGACGGCGTCGACGGCCAGCAGACCGACGAGCCGGTGTCGCAGGCGCGCATGGACAACCTCCATGCGCCGGTGCCGGGGGACCATGGCGCGCACGGCCGCTTCGACGACCTGGCGCGGCCACACAGCACCCAGGCCTGGCTCACCACGCACCGGGGCACGGCGGCGCTGGCCGCGACGGCGCTGGTGGCCGCCGCCGGGCTGTGGCTCCGACGGTCGCGCTGAGCGTACCCATCAGGACCCGGTCTTGGAGAGGCCCCGCACGTTCATCACCGCCAGGCAGACCTGGAGCGCGATCAGCGCCCAGGCCTGGGTGTGCAGGCCCCAGGCCACCCACAGCACGTTGCTGCCGAGGAAGGTCCAGAAACCGACGTAGCGCCGGCGCTTGTCGTTCGATCCGACCAGGTAGGCCGCCGCCAGGGAAGCGGCGAACGCGGGCCATTGCAGCATGTCGATGAATTGCATCCGGGAGCAGGGAAGGTTGATTCGGTTGGAATGGGGTGAAGCGACCGTCGGCAATGCCGTTCAGGACGCGGGCGATGCCGAGCCGGGCTCGGCCATCTTGCGGTGCTGCGCGGCCAGCAGGGGCGCGGGCGTGACGTTGGCGAGCGCCACCTGGACCTTGTTCTTCCAGCCGGCCACGACGTCGCCCTCGCCGGCCATCATGGCGTCGAAGCCGACCTTGGCGACGTCGACCGGATCGGACTTCTTGTCGTCCTGACCGACCTGCGTGTCGAGCATGTCGGCACGCGCGAAGAACGCGGTGTCGGTCGGCCCCGGCATCAGCACGCTCACCGTCACGCCGCTGTCCTTCAGCTCGTCGCGCAAGGCGAAGGCGAAGGAGTCGAGGAAGGCCTTGGTGCCGTTGTACACGGCCTGGAAGCTCCCCGGCAGGACACCGGCGATCGATCCGGTGATGAGGATGCGGCCCGCGCCACGCTCGCGCATGTCCTGGCCGACCTTGTGGATCAGATAGAGCGTGCCGGTGACGTTAGTGTCGACGACGCGGCGCACGTCGCCGAAGTCCTGATCGAGAAAGGCGTGACCCAATCCGCGGCCGGCATTGGCGAGCAGCGCATGGACCTGCCGTCCCCGGATCGCCTCGTGAAGCCGGTCGACGCCTTCCATCGTCGACAGATCGACCTGAAGCGATTCCACCTGCACCCCGATGGCGCGCAATTGCGTCGCGGCGTCCTCGATGCGGGACTCGTCGGCCGCGATGAGCAGATCGAAACCGTGTCGCGCGCAGCGCACGGCGAGTTCGTAGCCGATGCCGCTGGACGCACCGGTGACGATGGCGAGACCGCCTTCAACGGACATTGAATTCATGGACGACGCCTTTCCCCATTGATAGAATTGGAGCGGGTGATGCTGTCCGCCGTCCGATGTCGCTTCGTCGGACAATGGCGCCCGTCGGAAAGAGTGGGTTCCTACTCGCATCGCCCGCGCGTGCGACACCTCCGCGCAATTCACGTCACGCGGCTGAGACAGCCGATTCGGACTCCAAAAGTCGGTGCCCGACTGCGTATTGCACGCGAGCCGCGCAATGCGGCAATTGTCGGTTGGAGCGCAAAAACTCCATGGATGGGAGGGTGCGCCCATTCAATGTTCACTGCATTAACCCATGTTAAATTTCAGGGTGAATGTGCATGCGGACATCGAGATGGATCGCGTCCTACAGGTCATGGGCACGCTGATTTCTTAACCTCGCTTAATCCGTGCGATCGACCCGGTCCGACCGGGATCCGGCCGCGACGGAACCGGCCGCATCGGGTCGGATCGTTTTCGTCCGGGGTGCCTTTGCTCCCGATGTCCACCCGATGTCCGGACGGGTCAGTTTCTCCCGGATCAAAAAGAACAAGCACCATGCCGAGTCTCCGTTTCGTCACCGAGATTTCCGATGAACGCATCGCGTCGATCGGAAGGTCCGTCGCGTCGTGGTCGGGCCGGGGCGCGGAGGTGCGGGTGGATTCGATCGCCCTGCAGCAATGCCGCATCCGCCTTGCCCCCGCGCAACGGCGCGGCTCCGGGACCGAGGGCTGGCTGCGTTCGGAGCGGCGCATGGAGGCGCACGAGACCCGGAACGCATCGCGCGGCATCGACGCGTGATCGGTGTCGTCATCCCTGCCCACAACGAGGAGCAGCTCATCGGAGCGTGTCTCGATGCGGTCATGCTCGCCGCGCGCCATCCGGCGTTGATCGGGGAGTCGGTCGAGGT of the Comamonadaceae bacterium OTU4NAUVB1 genome contains:
- a CDS encoding SDR family oxidoreductase is translated as MTGASAGIGRAIACEFARHGWRVALLARGIDGLEGARRDVERLGGEALVIPTDIADEAAVESAAAHVQARWGRIDVWVNNAMATVFSEVLDVAPEDFRRATAVTYLGAVWGTLAALRRMKAVDRGCIVQVGSALAYRSIPLQAAYCGAKAALRGFTDSLRCELVHARSDVHVTMVQLAAFNTPQFDWGRTTLAGRPRPMGKIFQPEVAARAVYWAATHRRRELWVGWPAVTAILGTRWMPGLADRLLGRDGVDGQQTDEPVSQARMDNLHAPVPGDHGAHGRFDDLARPHSTQAWLTTHRGTAALAATALVAAAGLWLRRSR
- a CDS encoding SDR family NAD(P)-dependent oxidoreductase, which produces MSVEGGLAIVTGASSGIGYELAVRCARHGFDLLIAADESRIEDAATQLRAIGVQVESLQVDLSTMEGVDRLHEAIRGRQVHALLANAGRGLGHAFLDQDFGDVRRVVDTNVTGTLYLIHKVGQDMRERGAGRILITGSIAGVLPGSFQAVYNGTKAFLDSFAFALRDELKDSGVTVSVLMPGPTDTAFFARADMLDTQVGQDDKKSDPVDVAKVGFDAMMAGEGDVVAGWKNKVQVALANVTPAPLLAAQHRKMAEPGSASPAS